The Humulus lupulus chromosome 7, drHumLupu1.1, whole genome shotgun sequence region gattcagaattgcactcttgaattcatagaacactctataacaaatatagatacgttattaattatccattgttacaaccataattgtcactcaatcctctatagacgggctacaatgagatgggactaaaatactgttttacccctcattgtattttatccttaaaacacttagttccttgtaaataatatttgagtaaactaatattaattactgaaatgagatctctatcatttaataccttgaaccaaactaaaaggaaaccattgtttcacttcttcatcagaagctatagatgttcatatctatgattaacactctcactcaattatactaacgagttctcaagatgtaagtatgggttagtccttagggtaagctagtaacgaacaagtcaaagaactcaaataatacaatcaattagaatagtaaccactcagaattgagattgaattgacttatggtcaactttatgatatgactagaatagataataacagtatgtttacttatcctatctactgtcaatatcggtccagtccgatataacaaatacatctgatcttatctactttactaatgttctggaaagaacataacactacaatgtgtaagtagatcatatcgtagattggcaagtcagtgtaaatcttgtgcaccaactaatcttaggactaacttatatttgaacatgtaatcatatttatatttcattgtGATTACATCACGAtgaatacgattagctatatgctcgggatttaatagaagtttatattaaacaaataatcgtgaaaataaaacatgtgagcaaagtgattgaccaactaaaaaattaatttctattcttttattgataataaatgagattacaaagaaattgagttttaattagggcatgaaaccccaacaaactctcacttgcactaattgaaactaatgccttaattctactaatcacaTTTCCTTTCACAACCCAAAAGTTAAACCTAACAAATTTGATCATTTCAAACATGAACGGCCTATAACAATGGCAGGCCGGtggatttaatagaaatttatattaaacagataatcgtgaaaataaaacatgtgagcaaaatgattgaccaagtaaaaacttaatttctattattttattgataataaatgagattacaaaaaaattaagttttaattagagcatgaaaccccaacaaactatcacttgcactaattgaaactcaatttttttgtaatctcatttattatcaataaaagaatataaattaatTCACTCATCAGTGCAATTCACTCACACAAGAGCATAAATCATCTCTTTCATATCATCTAGTCTTAGTGGTTTATCTTGGAAAATCCCCAAAATGAATTGAATAGTTGAACATTAAAATAAAATGTCATAGAATTTGGTAATTCTTCCTTTCCAAAATAAAGGGGAACATAATGGTTAGCTTTCATAACCCAAAAGTTAAACCTAACAAATTTGATAATTTCAAACATGAACGGCCTATAACAATGGCAGGCCAGTGGACCTTCCATAGAAgtaaatgtaaatatatatatatagattaaatTGATTGTTCTGTAAACGTGAAACGCTAAGGACATATTtgatattgttttttattttttgttttcaaaattgtgttttcagaaattagaacaaaaaatatttttttttgttttcaaaaaacaacaaGTGTTTGATTGATGTTTTtaacaattattttttaattttatttttaaaaaagttaaataaatatatttataaagagaaaaatcttttaagaaattgtaataaataatgagataaagtaatgtaaaagaaaaaataatgaaaaataagaagagagaaatgagagaaattttaagaaaaaaaattgaaaagagagaaattgatgcaaAATTGAAAATGAGGGAAAAAATGatgaaatagaaaaaaaatgagaatGCAAGAAGTGATGAGAGAaaataataagagaaaaaataataagataataagTAATGCGAGAGAATATAAGAAGATCaaaaataatgatagaaaaattgatattagagaaaataaaaaaaaataaattaataagaaaGAAAGTGAAATAagatgataataataatttaaaaagttgtataagaaaaaaattgataaaaaaaataaaaactaaaaacaactctgttattctcaaaattttcctcaaaattttcaaataataatttttaacttttaaaaacaaaaaattagtaAAGGATCCAAAAACCCTCGAAAATTCTTCATTCCTTGCGGATTAGCTAGAATGCTTCCTTCTCAATGAAAACCTCGAATTGAAAAGTAAATACCACCCACGATTGCAAAACCATATATGAATATCCATGATTTTATCCACCCAAGAAAAGCACATCTATTATTTAAGGAAATCTACCTATATATAACGATGCTCAAGATATATTTATCGCATCAATAATTATACAAAACAAAATCAACACAAATTTAATAGCTGAAACACCACATCTTGtgtaaaaaaagttaaaaaatttAGCTCCACTTTATCAATTTTTTATTAGTCTCATTAAGAAGCAAATGAATACGAAAAGGCATGGGAAAAAAATTGCATCTTGATTTGACAGTCAGTCGCTACTAACCTCTCTGGGCACATACCCACAATGCTTTCCCATTCAGTCCGAGCAAAAGAACCATCACATTGATAAAAGAAAGTTAAAGACTTCATTTTTCATTTGAGAGATGACAGGAGATGTATACTAAACATAATCAGCAAAATAGTTAAGCCTCTAGACTAGTCTTAGTAGTTTCAACTTCCTCGATCACTATTTCCTTGACTGCTCTAATTAGGCCTCTAGTAATCCCATTAAGATGTAAGCCCTTCTCTTTCATTTCCTCTAGTAGTTTTTCTGCTCTCTCCCAATCTAAGGCTTTAAGGCAAAGAGATTGGATCAACTTATTGTACTCATCAACATTAGTCTGGACCCCATGGTCTTTCATCTCAGCCAACAACTTTAGAGCCTTATCAAAATCTTCCAGTTTGCAATACCCACGGATAAGTGTGTGGTAAGTCACAGGACTAAGTTGAGAATGCTTCCTTTTGGCTTGTGATAACATTTTACAAGCCTCATCCATCTGACCTCCATTAACATAAGCACTAATAATAACAGTGTAAGTGTAGACATCTGGCTTCAAACCTCTCCGTCCCATCAGTTTCATTATGTCTACTGCCTCTCCCACATCTCCAGCCTTGGAGAAACCATGAATAACTGAGTTGAAAACTGCATTTCCAGGAGGTGGGCCAGATGCTATCATTTTAAGAAGCAACTTTTTGGCCTCGCTAACATCTTTCGTCCTACACAAACCTTGAATAACAGCAGAAAATGGCTTAATCGCATACTTCCGTTCTTTACCGGCAAAATCATCTAACATTTCCAGTGCTAATTTCACGTTATCATCCTCACGGCAGAGGGAACTGATCAAAAAATTAATGGAACAGCCAGGAGGGTACAGCTCCTTTTCTTTTGCCAAAGTATAAATCAAATAAGCATCTTTAGCCTTTTTACCTTTACAAAACCAGGATATGATCTTACCAACTTTTTCGGCATCAGGGAGTTTCCCTGCATCGATCATCTTCTCAGAAATAGACAATGCCCAATCAAAGAAAGAACGCCTGCAGAGTGCATCAATCGTGAAGTAATACGTATCCGCATTTGGCTCACAGTAAAAATCTTCAAACTTGTTAAAAATTTCCATGGCAGCCTTTGCTTTACCCAACTTCGAGCACAAAGAAATCAATTCGTTGAGACTCTCAACACTTATGACGTCATTTTTTTCCTTCTCACCAACATCCTTAACCAAATCCCACAATGCATACGCATCTTTCTTCCTGAGATTGCGACATACAGATCGAACAAGTGCATCAACAACACGAGAAGTCACTTTAAACTCTGATCCGTCCTTCGAAGCCCACTTGAAAAAACTAATCAAATTCTCACCCAAAATGCTGGGGGTTTCAAGTACTCTTACCACAAACTCTTCATTTAGATTCAAACTCATTTCGTCAAGAATCGATTCTAAAGACCCATCAAAGCTACTTTGAAGAAGAGACAAAAGATTTTCCAGCTGCTCCACATTAATCTCATGTACTCCCCCTTCGTTCTCCATCTGGGTAGCATTTTCGTCGTTACTTGCTGAAAATTGCTCATTCAATTCATCATGGGCAGAACCATTCAAAAGGGCACTGCTAATTTCACCGGAGCTCACTGAGTCTTGCCAATCTTTCGCCTGGGCACCATCATTTTCACCAAAAGATTCTGAAAACTGCTCTGCTTCTGGTGAAACAGAAATATCACCATGGGAGGATTCAGAGAGATGTAGCTCAGAGTCACCGACATTTGACGAAAGTTGGGAGAAGAATCTACGGTTATGGGGTGGAGTGGATCTAGAAAGACAGAATGAGGTTGAAGACGCTGAAGGAGATTGGAAGAGGGTTTTAGAGGTCCGAGTATTAGTAATAGATAATTTACGTCCTGAGCATCTAGAGAGAGAGGCTCTTGCTGCCACAACTGACCTCCACATCCTTCAGACTCGGGCACACACTCACTCAAGATCAGGTATTCGGGACTTCAGAAACGCTAGAAGAACAAATAGTGCTTTTTCTGTCATGTTACACATTCAAATACGTCAATATCCCATCAAACAGATAAAAGCAGTCAAATATAACCCCAAACACCaaacacaaaaaaaaactaaagcaATTGAACCAAGTTGAACGAACCCAAAAAAGAAATAAACCTCTACTTCACAACCTCATGCCCAAATTACGCCCAGAACCACCAATAAACAGTTCAAAACAAATCGAAACAAAAGAATGAAAGAAGTCAATCAAACTTTTGCCACACTCAAGCACAACTACACtaaaagaacaaaacaaaatgATAATCGCACACACCCAACTCAACTTGAAGCTACAAATCGCGGCGGAGAGGCGACGACTCACGGCGGTACAGTGTGAGACAACGCGAAGAGGAAAGAGAAGACAGAGAGAGATATGAGGCGAAGGGGTTTAGGTTTAGAATCTCAGTATCATCCACAAAACTACATCGTTTTGGTAGGACAATTTATTATACAAAATCAATAATGAAAAACAATTATAGCTATAAcaatttaatataataaatcaataatGAAAAACAATCATAGctatataaataatattacaaACATaatggttgtgtttggtaaaatttttgtttttgaattttttaaacacaaaaatggaaatattatttttatttttgttttttatttaaaaaaaataaaaatatgtttgataactatttttgttttttgtttttaaaaataaaaataataaatgcgtttgataacttttatttttatgttttgtttagcaatataaaatgaggtggtgatttgaagaagagattaaaaaaaactaaaagttgaaaacaatttaaaaaaaatttgaaagtgaaaattttctattttcaaaatttaataaattttgtttaaaatttaataaattttgtttaaaatttaaaaaaataaaaaataaaaatagagttaccaaacaatattttatatttaattgtcaaatttttaattaattcaacAAAAAATTACTTTTTAATGATTACCAAACAGTACCAATATTTGTcagaaaaaaaattacatgtataatagaaaaaaaatgtaCAGAGTAAACCTAATTGTTTTCTATTATATGAACGAAAAATATCACCTAAAGCAAACAGTAATTAAAATGAACTAAAAATGAGAAACTTTTCTTTCAAAAaaacaaaagagagagagaaacttagacaaataaaataattagtaaaaACTTTTCTTTGAATCTTacttcttttttttaattattaatgttatttttattatttgtttcaTTAGTTATCCATGTCATcaaataaatttaatattaaacttaaataaaatattattttcaagTTATAAGTAATTTTTATTAATTCAGATTGTATGATATACAAGAATCAGTTtggttttttctttaaattttagttattttataagttcatataatatatgtttttttttcgcaatcatataatatatattatttagcaGCTACATGAGTTTTTTTTTAGCTTGCTACATGTTTAAATATTATAACATgtcaaaactcctaataagatttAGTATTTTAGTTAGTGTGTCGGGGAGACACATGGAATGACTATGTGtggattatatgaattatattattatatgactgtttatgcatgattatgtgtattaaatgtgtttaaatacCAACTTTTGTTAAAATTTGGTATTTGCATAATTTTAACTCGTTGATGGTAAATCTGTAATTATTAtgtgatgtaacgacccaaaattgctaataaggtttaagggtcTTGCTTAGTGtgttaggagggcataattgatatttatgtaaattaatgatttaatgcatgattatgtggcatgcatgattatatgattatatggatgtgaataaatgcatgtttattagtattaaatgtgcatgtgggccttgtttagctttcaatggcatatttataattttagccgtAGAGGGCATAAAATGTCATTATATGCGATAATAGCTTTCAAGGGCATAAAATGTAATACTAAAGAACTCAGACTTGAGGCTGGGGTCTTGGAAGGGAATTCAGCTAGGGATCGAAGCTGGAATTGGTGTGGTTTCAACCATAGTTGGGGTCAGGTTTCCATTGTTAATTCTCTGTGTTAGGCTGAGTAGTTTGAGCTTGGAGCATATGCTTATTCTGGGATTTTGAAGGGTTTGTAGATGAATTGAAGCTCTGGAACAAGGAAGTGTTTAGGTGAGACTTGAGCTCAGAATTTGGAGGTTGAAGTTTGTGAGAAGATGGTCACAACTAAGGTAAAATTTTGATTGATATCTCTAAATTTTTTGGGTTCTTACTCTGTTTTTATGGTGTATAGGGCTTGAGAGGTTGGATTTAGGTTTTGGGGATTTGTTGGAGTTTTTGGGAAAAAATTGATTAGGTCATGTTGCTTTTGATGAGTATAGTGTATTTATGTAGTTAATTTTGAGTTTGAATGATGATTGGAGTGAGAGGATCGCACTCGAGGGCGTCCTAATTCCTTGCTTTAgaccaaggtaagaaaactagaaCATGCACCTTGTGTTGAGCATTGACCTTTTTATCTGAACACAGTTATAATTGTGCTTTGTACATGGTTACAATTGTGTATCTCTCCTATTATTAAAATTGCATCTAGTTTCTTTGTGATTATCTATGTTTGATTGGCATAGGCCATATTCGGCAATACATGCAGAATGTAGGCCGTGATGGTGCGAGATCACTGTGGAGTTTTGTACACACTCGCTCGACATATGGTTGTATGCTTAGTGCTAGGAAAAGCACCTCCCTCGGTACTGGTCATGTAAACCGTTTATGAATTAAAATGAGTTGTTTATCACTTGTGGAAGCATGTTGTTAGTTTTTCatgtttaattagttaattataatGTCATGAtggttttcttattgggccttggctcacgggtactctatggtgcaggtaagggcaaagggaaggtcgaccaaccatgagtgaAAGGGCTTTAGAGCGGCGcctacatgttcggcctgcttggCCACCATGGTCAAGTTATTTTAAGGGACTTAGGATACAAGtccaattttgtcgcttaggtcaactaTTTTGTAAACTTGGtttgtaattaaattttaatcaactctttttgggatcccttgtaaatattTAAAGTTTTTATGAAAAGTTTACATCTTTTGACCAAAATATTATCACTTAAGTCATTAAtcaattttaattacacttttgagtccaaataattt contains the following coding sequences:
- the LOC133788839 gene encoding small ribosomal subunit protein mS80 (rPPR6) encodes the protein MWRSVVAARASLSRCSGRKLSITNTRTSKTLFQSPSASSTSFCLSRSTPPHNRRFFSQLSSNVGDSELHLSESSHGDISVSPEAEQFSESFGENDGAQAKDWQDSVSSGEISSALLNGSAHDELNEQFSASNDENATQMENEGGVHEINVEQLENLLSLLQSSFDGSLESILDEMSLNLNEEFVVRVLETPSILGENLISFFKWASKDGSEFKVTSRVVDALVRSVCRNLRKKDAYALWDLVKDVGEKEKNDVISVESLNELISLCSKLGKAKAAMEIFNKFEDFYCEPNADTYYFTIDALCRRSFFDWALSISEKMIDAGKLPDAEKVGKIISWFCKGKKAKDAYLIYTLAKEKELYPPGCSINFLISSLCREDDNVKLALEMLDDFAGKERKYAIKPFSAVIQGLCRTKDVSEAKKLLLKMIASGPPPGNAVFNSVIHGFSKAGDVGEAVDIMKLMGRRGLKPDVYTYTVIISAYVNGGQMDEACKMLSQAKRKHSQLSPVTYHTLIRGYCKLEDFDKALKLLAEMKDHGVQTNVDEYNKLIQSLCLKALDWERAEKLLEEMKEKGLHLNGITRGLIRAVKEIVIEEVETTKTSLEA